GGCGGTTAATGAACCTCCACCAAGCGCATCGCTAAGCTTGGCCGCACGTTCCAGCAGACGGGAGTGCAAGTAGAATACGTCACCAGGGAAAGCTTCCCGGCCCGGTGGACGGCGGAGCAGCAAGGACAATTCGCGGTAAGCCGAAGCTTGCTTGGAAAGGTCATCATAAATGACAAGCACATGCTCGCCTTTATACATGAAGTATTCGCCCATTGCGCAGCCTGCGTACGGAGCAATATAGAGCAGCGGAGAAGGCTCGGAAGCCGACGCGGTTACAACGATAGTGTAATCCAGCGCGCCATGACGGCGGAGGGTTTCAACTACCTGTGCTACAGTAGATTGTTTTTGTCCGATAGCAACATAGATACATTTCATCCCGTTGCCCTTCTGGTTGATGATCGCATCAATAGCAATCGCTGTCTTACCTGTCTGACGGTCACCAATGATCAGCTCGCGTTGTCCACGGCCGATTGGCACCATGGCATCGATTGCCTTTAGACCGGTCTGCATCGGTTCGTGTACCGACTTACGGTCGATAACCCCCGGCGCGTTATGTTCAACCGGACGGAATTCTGTAGTAGCGATTGGACCTTTGCCGTCAAGCGGCTGACCCAGTGCATTGACTACGCGGCCCAGCATGGCTTCGCCAACCGGAACCTGCATGATCTGGCCAGTACGTTTGACCTGATCGCCTTCGCGAATCTCTTTGTATTCCCCCAGAATAACAACACCGACGTTGCTTTCTTCCAGGTTAAGTGCCATGCCCACTACCCCGTTGGAGAACTCCAGCAGTTCCCCTGCCATTGCGTTTTCCAGACCGTAGACACGGGCGATACCGTCGCCGACTTGAATGACGGTGCCAATTTCGGCCACTTCGATATCGGCTTTATATTGCTCAATTTGACTTTTGATCAAAGTGCTGATCTCTTCAGGTCTGATGCCCAATATCCTCACCCCTATCTTCTTTGCTTATCATTAAAGGATTTCTCAAGACGCGTAAGCTTACCAGCCAGACTTCCATCATACAGCGTATCGCCGATTAGGACCTTCAGTCCGCCGAGCAGGCTTCTATCCACTACATTGGTTACACGAATCTTACGGCCAGTAAGCTGGCTGAATTCAGCCGCAACACTATCCTGTTCAGCTTGATTCAGGGAATAAGCGGAATAGACAGTAGCGTAGCCAATGCCAAGAGCATCCCCTTCAATCTTGATATACTTGGCAAGCAACTCTTCGAAAATATCGGTTCTGCCACGCTCTACCAATAATTGTACCGTGTTCATGACCGCTTCCGAGACTTTACCTTGAAGTGTCCCGCGCAGCACATTCAGCTTGTCGGATTGCGAGATGCGGGGTGCGAGGATAAACCGTTTCACCTCAACATCGTTATGAAGCACTTCGACGACTAATTTGAGCTGTTCCTCCACTTGAAGCGTAATGCCTTCATCGAATGCTGCACCGTACAAGGCTTTGGCATAGCGCCCGGCAACTACCGTATCGCGGCTCATGATCGGCCTCCTACCTCTTTGAGGTATTGATCAACAAGCTGTTCCTGCTCGCCGTCAGCTGCAACTTCCTTCTCAAGCAGCTTCGAGGCAATGCGGACCGAGGCTGTACCCAGCTCGCTGCGCAGTGCTTCGACCGCTTTGTTCTTCTCGTTCTCAATGTCACGTACCGCTTCGTCTTTCAGACGGCTCGCTTCCACGTGGGCCTGCTCGAGAATTTTATCAACCTGGTTGTTGCTGGTAGCCTGGGACTGCTGAATGATAGCCTGTGCCTCTTGGCGCGCCTGCTGCAGAGCCTGCTTCTGCTCTTCTACATAAGCGACCGCCTGCTCTCTGGTCTTGGCTGCTTCATCCATTTGCTGCAGCACCATTTCACGGCGCTTCTCCATAATTCCGAACAGCTTGCTGAAGGCAAATTTGCTGAGCAGGAAGTATAGAATTATAAAAGCAGCAATAGAAAACACTATATTTGTCCAAATGATATCCACTGAGGTCACTCCCTTCCGTTACCGCGGCTTGCGGACATATACAAAAGTAAGGCGCGGATGGCACTTGCCCTCCCCGCCAAACCGTAAAAACGGTTTATTAAGTAAACATGATCAGGAACGCGATAACTGTAGCGGCCAAAGGAATAACTTCCACGATACCTACACCGATAAACATTGTTGTCTGCAGTGCGTTACGTGCTTCCGGCTGACGGGCGATAGATTCCACCGTCTTGCTGACGATCATACCGTTACCCAGACCTGCGCCGAGTGCGCCCAAACCAACCGCGATTGCTGCTGCTAAAAATTCCATTTGTAAATATCCTCCTTTAATTTCGGTTCTTTTTGTAATGACTTAATAATATAAAATCTCCCGCGAAGTATTCCGGCACCTGCCGCTATCCTCACGGCAGCTTATTAATGCGCTTCTTCCTCGTGGATCGTCATCTGTGCGATGTAAACCATCGTCAGAATCGTAAAGATAAAGGCCTGAAGTGCCCCGACAAAGATACTGAAGCCTTGCCAGATGGCCAAGAACGGAATACTGAACAGTCCCAGCTTCAGAATTACGGTAATCAAAACCTCGCCGGCAAAAATGTTAGCGAATAGACGAATGGCTAGCGCCACCGGCTTCGCCAGGTTCTCAATGATGTTCAGCGGCAGGAAAATTGGAAACGGCTCAATATAATGCTTGAAATAATGCTTGCCGTTCAATTTGATGCCTAAGTAGTTCATGAGTACAAACACAACAATCGCAAGTCCTGCGGTTACGTTGATGTCTGCAGTCGGCGATTTGTACCACAGAATCTCAGCATGCGCGCCATCGGCCAGGTTCTTGGTTGCTTCGATAACATGTCCGAAGACTGTAACTGGACCATCGGCTTCTGTAATGACGGAAAACGGCAGACCAAGGAGATTGGAGACGAAGATAAACAGTATCAGCGTCAACCCCAGTGATATGTAAGGTTTTCCCTTCTTCAGATCCATGGCGCTGCTGATTAGTCCCTGTACAAATTCGACCACCCATTCCATGAAATTCTGGAGCTTGGACGGATTCTCAACCGACAGGTTGCGGACGGACAGCATGACCAGTACGAACACTATCACCGAGCTGATTACCAGCATCAGCACAGCAGACAGGTCAATCGGTATTCCGCCAACATAGATTAAAGGCATTTCGTGCATAGTATCATCCCCCTTTCTCTTTAATATGGCTACAGCTTATTCTTGATTCCTAGATATATCCCCACGGGAATAGCCAGAAGCTGGGGGATGAACAGGCCGATAATCGTTGCCTCCAGCGAGAAATGCTCATATTTGACTGAGAACATGGTCACCAGAATTGCAAAGCTGATTCTTGTAGCAAAACCAAGGCTGAAGGAGCTTTTCCCTTGCTTCGCCACTGCCGCTGTCACTCTTCTGACCTTGAGGGCAAGATAACGGAAGTTAACCAGTCCTGCCAGCAAGCCGAGTGCCATACCCAGAGTAACTGCACGGGTCTCATGATGGAGAGCCCACCCCATTACCAATCCCGCCATAATGATTACTGTCACCCTGGTGACGATATTGATTACGGGAGTCATATTATCCATTTTGCTCCCCCAAAAAATTTTTGATTAGCAGAGCAACATTCACAACTCCGAGAATCAACCCGGTAATTGTTCCGATAGCCAGCCAAAAGGCAGGTCCGTCCATCAGATTACGCAGCCACTTTGCCACAAAAAAGCCTATTACAATGTAAGCGGCGAGCAAGCTGCCCGCACCCCCGAGTACTAGAGCTGTGCGCCCCAGTCCAGGCTCATTCTTTGGTTCCTTCATAGGCTACAATCCCAACTAATTTTACTGAATATCCAGACTCTTTGTCAATTCACAGAAAATTGCCCAAAATCGCATGAAAATATGAAAATAATCACAGCAAAACACACCAAAACCATATAAACCGTACAGTTTAACTGTATGCTGCTTTTATTAACCTTAGTATATTAGTTGTCTTGCCCTATTTTATTATTTGTGAACATTGTGTGAAATTCTTCCGGACGTTCATCAACAGCTCCGAAATGGTGCAAAATCGCATTGACAATCCTCTCGGAGGCTTTGCCGTCTCCATACGGGTTGGCGGCCCGGCTCATCGACTGATAGAGGTTCTGATCGGTCAAAAGAGCATGTGTCCGTTGATACACCTTCTCCTCGTCCGTTCCCACAAGC
This genomic interval from Paenibacillus sp. FSL H8-0332 contains the following:
- the atpA gene encoding F0F1 ATP synthase subunit alpha; translated protein: MGIRPEEISTLIKSQIEQYKADIEVAEIGTVIQVGDGIARVYGLENAMAGELLEFSNGVVGMALNLEESNVGVVILGEYKEIREGDQVKRTGQIMQVPVGEAMLGRVVNALGQPLDGKGPIATTEFRPVEHNAPGVIDRKSVHEPMQTGLKAIDAMVPIGRGQRELIIGDRQTGKTAIAIDAIINQKGNGMKCIYVAIGQKQSTVAQVVETLRRHGALDYTIVVTASASEPSPLLYIAPYAGCAMGEYFMYKGEHVLVIYDDLSKQASAYRELSLLLRRPPGREAFPGDVFYLHSRLLERAAKLSDALGGGSLTALPFIETQASDVSAYIPTNVISITDGQIFLESDLFNSGQRPAINVGISVSRVGGSAQIKAMKKVAGSLRLDLAQYRELQAFSQFGSDLDKSTQARLNRGARMMEILKQGVNQPLGVEHQVVSLYTAVKGHLDDIPVKDVKRFEKEFLAFIDSSATEILKSITDTKDLTADNETALKDAIEKFKRGFATS
- a CDS encoding F0F1 ATP synthase subunit delta, which translates into the protein MSRDTVVAGRYAKALYGAAFDEGITLQVEEQLKLVVEVLHNDVEVKRFILAPRISQSDKLNVLRGTLQGKVSEAVMNTVQLLVERGRTDIFEELLAKYIKIEGDALGIGYATVYSAYSLNQAEQDSVAAEFSQLTGRKIRVTNVVDRSLLGGLKVLIGDTLYDGSLAGKLTRLEKSFNDKQRR
- the atpF gene encoding F0F1 ATP synthase subunit B, which gives rise to MDIIWTNIVFSIAAFIILYFLLSKFAFSKLFGIMEKRREMVLQQMDEAAKTREQAVAYVEEQKQALQQARQEAQAIIQQSQATSNNQVDKILEQAHVEASRLKDEAVRDIENEKNKAVEALRSELGTASVRIASKLLEKEVAADGEQEQLVDQYLKEVGGRS
- the atpE gene encoding F0F1 ATP synthase subunit C — protein: MEFLAAAIAVGLGALGAGLGNGMIVSKTVESIARQPEARNALQTTMFIGVGIVEVIPLAATVIAFLIMFT
- the atpB gene encoding F0F1 ATP synthase subunit A, whose protein sequence is MHEMPLIYVGGIPIDLSAVLMLVISSVIVFVLVMLSVRNLSVENPSKLQNFMEWVVEFVQGLISSAMDLKKGKPYISLGLTLILFIFVSNLLGLPFSVITEADGPVTVFGHVIEATKNLADGAHAEILWYKSPTADINVTAGLAIVVFVLMNYLGIKLNGKHYFKHYIEPFPIFLPLNIIENLAKPVALAIRLFANIFAGEVLITVILKLGLFSIPFLAIWQGFSIFVGALQAFIFTILTMVYIAQMTIHEEEAH
- a CDS encoding ATP synthase subunit I, which codes for MDNMTPVINIVTRVTVIIMAGLVMGWALHHETRAVTLGMALGLLAGLVNFRYLALKVRRVTAAVAKQGKSSFSLGFATRISFAILVTMFSVKYEHFSLEATIIGLFIPQLLAIPVGIYLGIKNKL
- a CDS encoding ATPase F0F1 is translated as MKEPKNEPGLGRTALVLGGAGSLLAAYIVIGFFVAKWLRNLMDGPAFWLAIGTITGLILGVVNVALLIKNFLGEQNG